The Arachis hypogaea cultivar Tifrunner chromosome 19, arahy.Tifrunner.gnm2.J5K5, whole genome shotgun sequence genome has a window encoding:
- the LOC112779011 gene encoding uncharacterized protein: MDLYNRITDPRHHLNNFKSQMYLADASDATHCKALPTTLTKSVMKWLDNLPPRSVTGFDDLARKFLTRFSIQKNKVKHAPSLLEVKQEVRAKLRDYMERFNKACLEIQNLPTETVIMGLVNCLKKDRSLNPYPSETRLPCTKYKNGQKKYVNMEVNSQLSEPLSRFGLPYRPRKKEKEAKKKEEYNSEKPRRYHNYTSLRVSLVDVYREICHTEKLPPPRPIKHKKTRSRVEYSEYHKLYGHSTNDCYYLKNVIEKLAREG, from the coding sequence ATGGATCTCTATAACAGAATAACTGATCCGAGGCACCATCTTAACAATTTCAAAAGCCAGATGTACTTGGCCGACGCCTCTGACGCTACTCATTGCAAAGCCCTCCCGACAACTCTGACCAAATCCGTGATGAAATGGCTTGATAATTTACCCCCCAGGTCGGTAACTGGTTTTGATGACCTGGCAAGGAAGTTTCTTACTAGATTCTCAATTCAGAAGAATAAGGTAAAGCATGCCCCGAGCTTACTAGAAGTTAAACAAGAAGTCAGAGCGAAGCTCCGagattacatggaaagattcaacaaagcatgcttggAGATTCAAAACCTACCTACTGAAACAGTGATAATGGGATTAGTTAATTGCCTTAAGAAGGACCGTTCTCTAAATCCATATCCAAGCGAAACCCGACTTCCTTGTACGAAGTACAAGAATGGGCAGAAAAAATACGTCAACATGGAGGTGAATTCTCAACTTAGTGAGCCTCTTTCGAGATTCGGCCTGCCCTACCGACCTcggaaaaaggagaaagaagctaAGAAAAAAGAGGAGTATAACTCAGAAAAGCCTCGAAGGTATCATAATTACACCTCACTCCGAGTTTCTCTTGTAGACGTTTACAGGGAGATATGTCACACCGAGAAACTTCCACCTCCTCGACCAATCAAACACAAAAAAACTAGAAGTCGGGTGGAATACTCTGAGTACCATAAGCTTTACGGGCATTCTACCAATGActgttattatttaaaaaatgtcaTTGAAAAGTTGGCCAGAGAAGGCTAA